One part of the Micrococcus sp. 2A genome encodes these proteins:
- a CDS encoding RNA-binding S4 domain-containing protein, translated as MTDAHSHDESRATGTDATAVDVPEDAQPLPIRDTMIRLGQALKLASLVEDGAMARDVVADGMVTVNGAVETRRGAQLHDGDVVEFNGEAVVIEAESAES; from the coding sequence ATGACCGATGCCCACAGCCATGACGAGTCCCGCGCCACGGGGACCGACGCCACCGCCGTCGACGTCCCCGAGGACGCTCAGCCCCTGCCGATCCGTGACACGATGATCCGCCTCGGCCAGGCCCTCAAGCTCGCCTCCCTCGTGGAGGACGGCGCGATGGCCCGGGACGTCGTCGCGGACGGGATGGTCACCGTGAACGGCGCGGTCGAGACCCGCCGCGGCGCGCAGCTGCACGACGGCGACGTCGTCGAGTTCAACGGCGAGGCCGTGGTGATCGAGGCGGAGTCCGCCGAGTCCTGA
- a CDS encoding GNAT family N-acetyltransferase, protein MSAENVNGAPLPAGVTLRAWREGDDLALLEVWGDPANAQQHQDRAMLADDADVPWRRSLVAEADGVPVAAGVVYASSLHPRRLWLYVETAPSERRRGIARALLAALRGLAEQAHAEGLVPTTALKARFAREALVGVADRATVEGTREATAALARGTEAFLAGQGFTPVQRSRRVGIAPGSIGLPALRDEEHPDGVVLEEAATGSVELTQAVVAFYQATHAWDPAEMTVGSAQTLLLGPATGASGAVVLRDRPRAEGGSIRAFAVSYTAERQDGAADVLVGWDPELEEQDALQAVADLLALLVAQHPVQVEVDEAMAPLERIVDGLIGGGAARTLVDTDVFADDAA, encoded by the coding sequence GTGAGCGCGGAGAACGTGAACGGCGCGCCCCTGCCCGCCGGCGTCACCCTGCGCGCGTGGCGCGAGGGCGACGACCTGGCCCTGCTCGAGGTGTGGGGCGACCCCGCCAACGCGCAGCAGCACCAGGACCGCGCGATGCTCGCGGACGACGCGGACGTGCCGTGGCGCCGCTCCCTCGTGGCCGAGGCCGACGGCGTCCCGGTGGCGGCGGGCGTGGTCTACGCGTCCTCGCTGCACCCGCGGCGACTGTGGCTGTACGTGGAGACCGCCCCGTCCGAGCGGCGCCGCGGCATCGCCCGCGCGCTCCTGGCCGCGCTGCGCGGGCTCGCCGAGCAGGCCCACGCGGAGGGGCTCGTCCCCACGACCGCGCTCAAGGCGCGGTTCGCGCGCGAGGCGCTGGTCGGCGTCGCCGACCGGGCCACCGTGGAGGGCACCCGCGAGGCCACGGCCGCGCTGGCCCGCGGCACCGAGGCGTTCCTCGCCGGCCAGGGCTTCACGCCCGTGCAGCGCTCGCGCCGCGTGGGGATCGCGCCCGGGTCCATCGGGCTGCCCGCGCTGCGGGACGAGGAGCACCCGGACGGCGTCGTCCTGGAGGAGGCCGCCACGGGATCGGTCGAGCTCACGCAGGCCGTGGTGGCGTTCTACCAGGCCACGCACGCGTGGGACCCGGCCGAGATGACCGTGGGCTCCGCGCAGACCCTGCTGCTCGGCCCCGCCACGGGGGCCTCGGGCGCCGTGGTGCTGCGGGACCGGCCCCGCGCCGAGGGCGGGAGCATCCGCGCCTTCGCCGTGTCCTACACCGCCGAGCGGCAGGACGGGGCCGCCGACGTGCTCGTCGGCTGGGACCCGGAGCTGGAGGAGCAGGACGCCCTGCAGGCCGTGGCCGACCTGCTCGCCCTGCTCGTGGCGCAGCACCCCGTCCAGGTCGAGGTGGACGAGGCCATGGCCCCGCTCGAGCGGATCGTGGACGGGCTGATCGGCGGCGGGGCCGCCCGGACGCTCGTGGACACGGACGTGTTCGCCGACGACGCGGCGTGA
- a CDS encoding LLM class flavin-dependent oxidoreductase, translated as MTKKHLGFLNFGHWIHRPAVDRVPVEHDAGQALRDVVQMAVDAEAAGIDGAWIRSHHWQQMFSSPFPILAAMAARTERIHLGTGVIDLRYENPLSMAEAAATTDLLAGERLELGISRGSPEAAADGQHRFGYDLAPGETWSDVAWERGRRFMEGISGAGIATPDLSSGWAHTSRPLRIEPHSPTLAQRVWWGAGTTATAVRAGEAGYDMLSSTLLLEDDGRPFHVQQADQIARYLEAHAAAGHHDGVSPLGRTGAPRTAVTRSAFVIQDETDEAYFGHERASRQSSGHLDGGRAVSGPTYAGTPEEVAEQLAADTAVQAADWVLFANPNQLGPEYNAHLFEGWAEVWRLLGWDR; from the coding sequence ATGACCAAGAAGCACCTCGGATTCCTCAACTTCGGGCACTGGATCCACCGCCCCGCCGTGGACCGCGTCCCCGTCGAGCACGACGCCGGGCAGGCCCTGCGCGACGTCGTGCAGATGGCCGTGGACGCCGAGGCCGCCGGCATCGACGGCGCATGGATCCGCAGCCACCACTGGCAGCAGATGTTCTCCTCGCCCTTCCCGATCCTCGCCGCGATGGCCGCCCGCACCGAGCGCATCCACCTCGGCACCGGCGTGATCGACCTGCGGTACGAGAATCCCCTGTCCATGGCCGAGGCCGCCGCGACCACGGACCTGCTTGCCGGCGAGCGCCTCGAGCTCGGCATTTCGCGCGGCTCACCCGAGGCCGCCGCGGACGGCCAGCACCGGTTCGGCTACGACCTCGCCCCCGGCGAGACCTGGTCCGACGTCGCCTGGGAGCGCGGCCGCCGGTTCATGGAGGGCATCTCGGGCGCGGGCATCGCGACGCCGGACCTCTCCTCCGGCTGGGCCCACACCTCCCGGCCCCTGCGCATCGAGCCGCACTCCCCCACGCTGGCGCAGCGCGTCTGGTGGGGTGCCGGCACGACCGCGACCGCCGTCCGCGCAGGCGAGGCCGGGTACGACATGCTCTCCTCCACCCTGCTCCTCGAGGACGACGGCCGCCCCTTCCACGTCCAGCAGGCCGACCAGATCGCCCGCTACCTCGAGGCCCATGCGGCGGCCGGCCACCACGACGGCGTCAGCCCCCTCGGGCGCACCGGCGCGCCCCGGACGGCGGTCACCCGCTCCGCGTTCGTGATCCAGGACGAGACGGACGAGGCCTACTTCGGCCACGAGCGCGCCTCGCGCCAGTCCTCCGGTCACCTCGACGGCGGCCGCGCCGTCTCCGGCCCGACCTACGCGGGCACGCCCGAGGAGGTCGCGGAGCAGCTCGCCGCGGACACGGCCGTCCAGGCCGCGGACTGGGTGCTCTTCGCCAACCCCAACCAGCTCGGGCCCGAGTACAACGCCCACCTCTTCGAGGGCTGGGCGGAGGTGTGGCGCCTGCTGGGCTGGGACCGTTGA
- a CDS encoding glycine--tRNA ligase: MAAKSPLENVISLAKRRGFVFQAGEIYGGSRSAWDYGPLGVELKENIKAEWWKAFVRSREDMVGLDSSIILPRQVWQASGHVDTFTDPLVECQQCHRRHRQDHLVEAFEAKKGRAPEGMQDIVCPDCGTKGMFTEPQMFSGLMKTFLGPVDNEEGLHYMRPETAQGIFVNFLNVLGASRKKPPFGIGQIGKAFRNEITPGNFIFRTREFEQMEIEYFVPPADAQRHFDTWVEACWNWFIDLGIDPENLRRFDVPAEERAHYSDGTIDLEYKFGFGGGDGWGELMGVANRTDYDLSSHTTASGTKLQYFDQANGEHYTPYVIEPSFGLTRSMMAFLVDAYAEEEAPNAKGGTDVRTVLRLDPRLAPVKAAVLPLSKKEELQPATQALAAELRREWNIETDDSGAIGRRYRRQDEIGTPFCITVDFDTLEDQAVTVRERDTMAQERVALSQVKAYLAERLAK, encoded by the coding sequence ATGGCTGCCAAGTCCCCGCTCGAGAACGTCATCAGCCTGGCCAAGCGCCGCGGCTTCGTGTTCCAGGCCGGTGAGATCTACGGCGGCTCGCGCTCCGCGTGGGACTACGGGCCCCTGGGCGTGGAGCTGAAGGAGAACATCAAGGCGGAGTGGTGGAAGGCCTTCGTGCGCTCGCGCGAGGACATGGTGGGCCTGGACTCCTCCATCATCCTGCCGCGGCAGGTCTGGCAGGCCTCGGGCCACGTGGACACCTTCACGGACCCGCTCGTGGAGTGCCAGCAGTGCCACAGGCGCCACCGCCAGGACCACCTGGTCGAGGCGTTCGAGGCCAAGAAGGGCCGTGCCCCGGAAGGCATGCAGGACATCGTCTGCCCGGACTGCGGCACCAAGGGCATGTTCACCGAGCCGCAGATGTTCTCCGGCCTCATGAAGACCTTCCTCGGCCCCGTGGACAACGAGGAGGGGCTGCACTACATGCGCCCCGAGACCGCGCAGGGCATCTTCGTGAACTTCCTCAACGTGCTCGGCGCCTCGCGCAAGAAGCCGCCGTTCGGCATCGGCCAGATCGGCAAGGCGTTCCGCAACGAGATCACGCCCGGCAACTTCATCTTCCGCACGCGCGAGTTCGAGCAGATGGAGATCGAGTACTTCGTGCCGCCGGCTGACGCCCAGCGGCACTTCGACACGTGGGTCGAGGCCTGCTGGAACTGGTTCATCGACCTCGGGATCGACCCGGAGAACCTGCGCCGCTTCGACGTGCCGGCGGAGGAGCGCGCCCACTACTCGGACGGCACCATCGACCTGGAGTACAAGTTCGGCTTCGGCGGCGGGGACGGCTGGGGCGAGCTCATGGGCGTGGCCAACCGCACCGACTACGACCTCTCGAGCCACACGACGGCCTCCGGCACCAAGCTGCAGTACTTCGACCAGGCCAACGGCGAGCACTACACGCCGTACGTGATCGAGCCCTCCTTCGGGCTGACCCGCTCCATGATGGCCTTCCTCGTGGACGCCTACGCCGAGGAGGAGGCGCCGAACGCGAAGGGCGGCACGGACGTGCGCACCGTGCTCCGCCTCGACCCGCGTCTGGCCCCGGTCAAGGCCGCCGTCCTCCCGCTCTCCAAGAAGGAGGAGCTGCAGCCGGCCACGCAGGCCCTCGCCGCCGAGCTGCGCCGCGAGTGGAACATCGAGACGGACGACTCCGGTGCCATCGGCCGCCGCTACCGCCGCCAGGACGAGATCGGCACCCCGTTCTGCATCACCGTGGACTTCGACACGCTCGAGGACCAGGCCGTCACCGTCCGCGAGCGGGACACCATGGCGCAGGAGCGCGTGGCCCTCTCCCAGGTGAAGGCCTACCTCGCGGAGCGCCTGGCCAAGTGA
- a CDS encoding homoserine O-acetyltransferase produces MTAVASRPSLTVDLPEGARHTVSVGPLTTETGGFLPDVTLTYETWGALDADGSNAVLVLHALTGDSHVAAHAADPTPGWWDALVGPGRAVDTDRWFVVAPAMVGGCHGSTGPSSPDPDGVPWGSRFPFLTLRDAVEAERRLADHLGIDVWQAVIGGSMGGARALEWAVSHPERVAGVGVLASTAQSSADQIAWGQAQAAAIRLDPAHREGDYYGGPGPETGLGIARRIAHTTYRTAEELEYRFGREPQGAEDPFGAAVGRRQGRYAVESYLDHQAAKLSARFDANSYLVLTEALMSHDVARGRGSLSEALGRFRGRAFVAAVDSDRLYRPEESALLAELLPGEVPVHSIVSPIGHDGFLTEYGQVADALKETLAL; encoded by the coding sequence ATGACCGCGGTCGCGAGCCGCCCGTCCCTGACCGTCGACCTCCCCGAGGGCGCCCGCCACACCGTCTCGGTCGGGCCCCTGACCACCGAGACCGGCGGCTTCCTCCCGGACGTCACCCTCACCTACGAGACGTGGGGGGCCCTGGACGCCGACGGCTCCAACGCGGTCCTCGTGCTGCACGCCCTCACGGGCGACTCGCACGTGGCCGCGCACGCCGCAGACCCGACGCCGGGCTGGTGGGACGCGCTCGTCGGCCCCGGCCGGGCGGTGGACACGGACCGCTGGTTCGTCGTCGCCCCCGCGATGGTGGGCGGCTGTCACGGTTCCACGGGCCCGTCCTCGCCCGACCCCGACGGCGTGCCGTGGGGCTCGCGCTTCCCGTTCCTCACGCTGCGCGACGCGGTGGAGGCAGAGCGCCGCCTCGCCGACCACCTCGGGATCGACGTGTGGCAGGCCGTGATCGGCGGGTCGATGGGCGGGGCCCGCGCCCTGGAATGGGCGGTCTCCCACCCGGAGCGCGTGGCCGGCGTCGGGGTGCTCGCCTCGACGGCGCAGTCCTCGGCGGACCAGATCGCCTGGGGCCAGGCGCAGGCCGCGGCCATCCGGCTCGACCCGGCGCACCGCGAGGGCGACTACTACGGCGGACCCGGACCCGAGACGGGCCTCGGGATCGCCCGGCGCATCGCCCACACCACCTACCGCACGGCCGAGGAGCTCGAGTACCGCTTCGGCCGCGAGCCGCAGGGCGCGGAGGACCCGTTCGGGGCCGCCGTCGGGAGGCGGCAGGGACGCTACGCGGTGGAGTCCTACCTGGACCACCAGGCCGCGAAGCTGTCCGCGCGGTTCGACGCGAACTCCTACCTCGTGCTCACCGAGGCGCTCATGAGCCACGACGTCGCCCGTGGGCGGGGGAGCCTGTCCGAGGCGCTGGGGCGCTTCCGCGGGCGGGCCTTCGTGGCCGCCGTCGACTCCGACCGGCTGTACCGGCCCGAGGAGTCGGCGCTGCTCGCGGAGCTGCTGCCCGGCGAGGTGCCCGTCCACTCGATCGTCTCGCCGATCGGCCATGACGGGTTCCTCACCGAGTACGGGCAGGTCGCCGACGCCCTGAAGGAGACCCTCGCCCTCTGA
- a CDS encoding bifunctional o-acetylhomoserine/o-acetylserine sulfhydrylase — MPDQNIPAETTPLTPAAAWGFSTAQVHAGAAPGQHAFGATALPIYQTTSFDFPSAEVAADRFALKDLDPLYTRIGNPTQSPVEEKVAALEGGVGALLLASGQAATTFSILNVAGAGDHVVASASLYGGTQNLFKHTLAKVGVETTFVTDPDDVESWRAAVKPNTKAFFGETLGNPRGDVLDVRAVADVAHEAGVPLIVDNTLATPYLLRPIERGADIVTHSATKYLGGHAAAMAGVIVDGGTFDFAQHPERFPGFNEPDESYHGLVYARDLGVGSALGANLAFILKARVQLLRDYGSSISPFNAFLVNLGLETLSLRMQRAVANATAVAEWLEARDDVDSVVYAGLPSSPWHERAQRYLPRGAGAFVSFEIAGGAEAGAAFVDGLELLHHVANIGDVRSLVVHPASTTHAQLTEDEQRAAGVTPGLVRLSLGVEDVEDILADLERGFAAAAGAGEGTR, encoded by the coding sequence ATGCCCGACCAGAACATCCCCGCCGAGACCACGCCCCTGACCCCGGCCGCCGCGTGGGGCTTCTCCACCGCGCAGGTCCACGCCGGCGCCGCCCCCGGCCAGCACGCCTTCGGCGCGACGGCCCTGCCCATCTACCAGACGACCTCGTTCGACTTCCCCTCCGCCGAGGTGGCGGCGGACCGGTTCGCCCTCAAGGACCTGGACCCGCTCTACACCCGCATCGGCAACCCGACCCAGTCCCCGGTGGAGGAGAAGGTCGCCGCGCTCGAGGGCGGCGTGGGCGCGCTGCTGCTGGCCTCCGGCCAGGCGGCCACGACCTTCTCGATCCTCAACGTCGCCGGCGCCGGGGACCACGTCGTCGCCTCGGCGAGCCTCTACGGCGGCACGCAGAACCTTTTCAAGCACACCCTGGCCAAGGTGGGCGTGGAGACCACGTTCGTGACCGATCCCGACGACGTCGAGTCCTGGCGCGCCGCCGTGAAGCCGAACACCAAGGCCTTCTTCGGGGAGACCCTCGGCAACCCCCGGGGCGACGTGCTGGACGTTCGGGCGGTGGCCGACGTCGCGCACGAGGCGGGCGTGCCGCTGATCGTGGACAACACGCTGGCCACCCCGTACCTGCTGCGCCCGATCGAGCGCGGCGCGGACATCGTCACCCACTCGGCCACGAAGTACCTCGGCGGGCACGCCGCCGCCATGGCCGGCGTGATCGTCGACGGCGGCACGTTCGACTTCGCGCAGCACCCCGAGCGCTTCCCCGGGTTCAACGAGCCGGACGAGTCCTACCATGGGCTCGTGTACGCGCGGGACCTGGGCGTCGGCTCCGCCCTGGGCGCCAACCTCGCGTTCATCCTCAAGGCGCGCGTGCAGCTGCTGCGCGACTACGGCTCCTCGATCTCCCCGTTCAACGCGTTCCTGGTGAACCTCGGCCTCGAGACCCTCTCCCTGCGCATGCAGCGCGCCGTGGCCAACGCGACGGCCGTGGCCGAGTGGCTCGAGGCGCGCGACGACGTGGACTCCGTGGTCTACGCCGGCCTGCCCTCCAGCCCGTGGCACGAGCGGGCGCAGCGGTACCTGCCGCGCGGCGCAGGCGCGTTCGTCTCCTTCGAGATCGCGGGCGGCGCCGAGGCGGGCGCGGCGTTCGTGGACGGGCTTGAGCTGCTGCACCACGTGGCCAACATCGGCGACGTCCGCTCGCTCGTGGTGCACCCGGCCTCCACCACCCACGCCCAGCTCACCGAGGACGAGCAGCGCGCCGCCGGCGTCACCCCCGGCCTGGTGCGACTCTCGCTCGGCGTGGAGGACGTCGAGGACATCCTCGCCGACCTGGAGCGCGGCTTCGCGGCGGCGGCCGGTGCGGGGGAGGGCACCCGATGA
- a CDS encoding phospholipase produces the protein MTEPSHTPSAPSPEPVVRWSRPEGERTEHLLILLHGYGASEHDLFGLVPQLPEPFTVAAVRAPLTLQPGMHAWFPLSQDPVTGEIGSDDAPAVRRATEDLHAWVQTVRGDFRTVSLVGFSQGMALATALLRLDPEAYACTVALSGFVIDPDLAEPGLEGLFNRDDEVARLTPKVFWGRGQDDPVISEARVESAHAWLTAHTDLMKIVYAGLPHAINQQELGHVREYLQHTVLKGR, from the coding sequence GTGACCGAGCCCTCCCACACCCCCTCCGCCCCGAGCCCCGAGCCCGTCGTCCGCTGGTCCCGCCCCGAGGGCGAGCGCACCGAGCACCTGCTGATCCTGCTCCACGGCTACGGCGCGAGCGAGCACGACCTCTTCGGCCTCGTGCCCCAGCTGCCGGAGCCGTTCACGGTGGCCGCCGTCCGCGCCCCGCTGACCCTCCAGCCCGGCATGCACGCGTGGTTCCCGCTCTCCCAGGACCCGGTGACGGGGGAGATCGGCTCCGACGACGCTCCGGCCGTGCGCCGCGCGACAGAGGACCTGCACGCGTGGGTGCAGACCGTGCGCGGCGACTTCCGCACCGTCTCTCTGGTCGGCTTCTCGCAGGGCATGGCGCTGGCCACCGCTCTGCTGCGCCTGGACCCGGAGGCCTACGCGTGCACGGTCGCGCTCTCCGGCTTCGTGATCGACCCGGACCTCGCCGAGCCCGGCCTCGAGGGCCTCTTCAACCGCGACGACGAGGTCGCCCGGCTCACGCCGAAGGTCTTCTGGGGCCGTGGCCAGGACGACCCGGTCATCTCCGAGGCGCGCGTCGAGTCCGCCCACGCGTGGCTCACCGCGCACACCGACCTCATGAAGATCGTCTACGCGGGCCTGCCCCACGCGATCAACCAGCAGGAGCTCGGCCACGTGCGCGAATACCTGCAGCACACGGTGCTGAAGGGCCGCTGA
- a CDS encoding SGNH/GDSL hydrolase family protein, producing the protein MSNTIVPPVDDQPTGHPWRRYVALGDSFTEGIGDPDPDQLGYHRGWADRVAEELARHAEGPEPFAYANLAVRGKLIDQIAADQVDPAIELAPDLISICAGGNDILRGADPDDVARRLDAAVGKLAGTGATVLLFNVTDVRDTPVLGRIRGKVAIYNENVRTVALRHDAFVPDMWSLKQLSRPEMWAEDRLHFSPTGHHTIAAMVLDTLGVEHDLEPLQPKPAAPRTWRQARVSNAKWARAHLAPWVIRRIRGVSSGDGVSAKRPVPEPLFGVEMPHGSDHTESLPVTPPAEPAS; encoded by the coding sequence GTGAGTAACACCATCGTGCCGCCCGTCGACGATCAGCCCACCGGTCACCCCTGGCGCCGCTACGTGGCCCTCGGCGACTCCTTCACGGAGGGCATCGGGGATCCGGACCCGGACCAGCTCGGCTACCACCGCGGCTGGGCCGACCGCGTGGCCGAGGAGCTGGCCCGCCACGCCGAGGGGCCGGAGCCGTTCGCCTACGCGAACCTCGCCGTGCGCGGCAAGCTGATCGACCAGATCGCCGCCGACCAGGTGGACCCGGCCATCGAGCTGGCCCCGGACCTCATCAGCATCTGCGCGGGCGGCAACGACATCCTGCGCGGCGCCGACCCCGACGACGTCGCCCGCCGCCTGGACGCCGCCGTCGGGAAGCTCGCGGGAACGGGCGCCACCGTGCTCCTGTTCAACGTGACCGACGTCCGTGACACCCCCGTGCTGGGACGCATCCGGGGGAAGGTGGCGATCTACAACGAGAACGTGCGCACCGTGGCGCTGCGCCACGACGCGTTCGTGCCGGACATGTGGTCGCTCAAGCAGCTCTCGAGGCCCGAGATGTGGGCGGAGGACCGGCTGCACTTCTCCCCCACCGGGCACCACACCATCGCGGCGATGGTGCTGGACACCCTCGGCGTCGAGCACGATCTGGAGCCCCTCCAGCCCAAGCCGGCCGCGCCCCGGACGTGGCGTCAGGCCCGCGTGTCCAACGCCAAGTGGGCGCGGGCCCACCTGGCGCCGTGGGTGATCCGACGCATCCGTGGCGTCTCCTCCGGCGACGGGGTCAGCGCCAAGCGCCCCGTGCCCGAGCCGCTGTTCGGCGTGGAGATGCCGCACGGCTCGGACCACACGGAGTCGCTGCCGGTCACGCCGCCCGCCGAGCCGGCCTCCTGA
- a CDS encoding ankyrin repeat domain-containing protein, with protein MTQQWSEESMELAAQLFDLARNGDTATLKAYLDQGLKRNLRNGSGDTFLTLAAYYRQTGTVRMLIEAGLDVAAVNDRGQDALGCATFRKDEDAVRALLAAGADPDGGSPSAREVARTFGLEEMLALLDGRG; from the coding sequence ATGACACAGCAGTGGAGCGAGGAGTCCATGGAGCTGGCCGCGCAGCTCTTCGACCTGGCACGGAACGGGGACACGGCCACCCTCAAGGCGTACCTGGACCAGGGCCTGAAGCGGAACCTGCGCAACGGCAGCGGGGACACCTTCCTCACCCTCGCCGCGTACTACAGGCAGACGGGCACGGTGCGCATGCTGATCGAGGCCGGCCTCGACGTCGCCGCCGTCAACGACCGCGGCCAGGATGCCCTCGGCTGCGCCACCTTCCGCAAGGACGAGGACGCCGTACGGGCCCTCCTCGCCGCGGGCGCGGACCCCGACGGCGGCTCACCCTCCGCGCGCGAGGTCGCCCGGACCTTCGGGCTCGAGGAGATGCTCGCGCTGCTCGACGGCCGTGGCTGA
- a CDS encoding cation transporter, whose amino-acid sequence MTEAADRARALRGVVLAVALLNLAYMVVELVVAAQVRSVALVADSVDFFEDFAVNLLIFLALGWSLARRAAVGKVLAGIIVLPAVAALVMAVLKAGDPEPPDPGLLMLTAGGSIAVNVVCTLVLVRFRADGGSLTTAAYLAARNDVIAGVAILALGAVTLWTGSGWPDIVLGLFIVALNLSAAKEVWEAATEEQLAAKALAGEFDDD is encoded by the coding sequence GTGACCGAGGCGGCGGACCGCGCCCGCGCCCTGCGCGGTGTGGTCCTCGCGGTGGCCCTGCTCAACCTGGCCTACATGGTGGTGGAGCTGGTGGTCGCCGCGCAGGTCCGCTCGGTCGCGCTCGTGGCGGACTCGGTGGACTTCTTCGAGGACTTCGCCGTCAACCTGCTGATCTTCCTGGCGCTGGGCTGGTCCCTCGCCCGGCGGGCGGCGGTGGGCAAGGTGCTCGCGGGGATCATCGTCCTCCCGGCCGTCGCCGCCCTCGTGATGGCCGTCCTGAAGGCCGGCGACCCCGAGCCGCCCGACCCCGGGCTGCTCATGCTCACGGCCGGCGGCTCGATTGCCGTCAACGTGGTGTGCACGCTCGTGCTCGTGCGGTTCCGTGCCGACGGCGGCTCCCTCACCACGGCGGCCTACCTCGCGGCCCGCAACGACGTGATCGCCGGCGTCGCGATCCTCGCCCTGGGAGCGGTGACGCTGTGGACCGGGTCCGGCTGGCCGGACATCGTGCTCGGCCTGTTCATCGTGGCGCTCAACCTGAGCGCGGCCAAGGAGGTCTGGGAGGCCGCCACGGAGGAGCAGCTCGCGGCGAAGGCGCTCGCGGGCGAGTTCGACGACGACTGA
- a CDS encoding DUF6157 family protein, whose amino-acid sequence MWRRTVPPREAFFAKSQACLRASPLGKRHGWGLHHDAEGRVALVPLGSARCARRRPGHDPRRPRLSVSRRRTRPRAPSPRAAPPWRPPRPPWPRSG is encoded by the coding sequence ATGTGGCGGAGGACCGTGCCGCCGCGCGAGGCGTTCTTCGCGAAGAGCCAGGCGTGCCTGCGCGCCTCCCCGCTGGGCAAGCGCCACGGCTGGGGCCTGCACCACGACGCCGAGGGCCGGGTCGCGCTCGTGCCGCTGGGCTCGGCGCGCTGCGCTCGGCGTCGTCCGGGGCATGACCCTCGGCGCCCAAGGCTGAGCGTCAGTCGTCGTCGAACTCGCCCGCGAGCGCCTTCGCCGCGAGCTGCTCCTCCGTGGCGGCCTCCCAGACCTCCTTGGCCGCGCTCAGGTTGA